The proteins below are encoded in one region of Oryzias melastigma strain HK-1 linkage group LG9, ASM292280v2, whole genome shotgun sequence:
- the golga1 gene encoding golgin subfamily A member 1 isoform X2: protein MFAKLKKKIAEEAATSPRTGVRIPRTISKESITSVGADSGDDFASDGSSSRDDLPAQILRRNDQIRKLEAKLSDYAEQLRILQKTKDKLEIALEKHQDSSIKKLQEQNESHQATRAKMAEGMTLALEKKDQEWMEKMETVEKEKAALSARLEEMMEQSLTLFQKRDDLDELEGFQQQELAKVKHMLLRKEELLSQREQELQQKEAEAQLVKQELTEARGKLQTLQLQHEESCRLNSELEIEREELQLLKEEADKKISELEGRCQDLQSVIQQSQGMVLTLEKSLNNLQAENENLKLQQQKAAVTGEDKDRMVMELQKKVSSLERWLQSNLSQNEHLQELLQEKSSLDSSLEETRAELLAVKTNHADTVNSLETQVSKSNCTIKELQTLLRHKDDSSRAYKERTDSQITNLEQQIVKSGEKLQRAEQQMTEKQQYMERMQGEWTAEKAFLDQQVCLLQQQNEEKVNRLEDSITSMQTDRQTLLDRLAHLDKELSAANSMLRVQTEELEQCKAELNSRQMVSTEIAKALEESRRQKEDLQTQVGELNISLQSSQQELADTTEKLTLREADIKALENELQSRQDSLLQLQEEVQRLQAQLQQTEADRDSQLMSLREELLSQTQQLDSCQARISYLEVEVETLTEQLHSPAVCEDEQNGSVTVDDLDHIHRVNRDLEQQLSDKNRTIKQLQQRLAELKRTLQKELKIKPEAEAEGKEKLPESRAEKQQERLNQEPPPLPPPPSAPSPPTSNTTVTNTSDLNDSQEINFEYLKHVVLKFMSSREAEAYQLIRAVSVLLHFTREEEDMLKQTLEYKMSWFGSKPSPKGIIRPSISGSSFQWS from the exons ATTATGCTGAGCAGCTGAGAATTTTGCAGAAGACCAAGGACAAGCTTGAAATTGCATTAGAAAAGCATCAGGATT CATCCATAAAAAAGCTTCAAGAACAGAATGAGTCTCATCAAGCCACCAGAGCCAAAATGGCCGAGGGAATGACATTAGCTTTAGAAAAGAAGGATCAG GAGTGGATGGAGAAGATGGAAACTGTTGAAAAA GAAAAGGCCGCCCTGTCAGCTCGGCTTGAGGAGATGATGGAACAAAGCTTAACGCTTTTCCAGAAAAGGGATGACCTGGACGAGCTGGAGGGCTTTCAGCAGCAAGAGCTGGCTAAAGTTAAACATATG TTACTAAGGAAGGAGGAGTTGCTCAGCCAGCGGGAGCAGGAGCTTCAGCAGAAGGAGGCTGAAGCTCAGTTGGTGAAACAAGAGCTAACTGAAGCTCGGGGGAAACTGCAGACTCTACAGCTACAGCACGAGGAGAGCTGTAGACTCAACTCAGAGCTGGAAATTGAACG AGAGGAGCTCCAGCTGCTAAAAGAGGAGGCGGACAAGAAGATCAGCGAGCTGGAAGGTCGATGTCAAGACCTGCAGTCAGTCATCCAGCAG tcACAGGGGATGGTGTTAACTTTAGAGAAGTCTCTCAACAATCTGCAGGCTGAGAATGAAAACCTGAAGCTCCAGCAACAAAAG GCTGCAGTAACAGGAGAGGACAAAGACCGCATGGTGATGGAACTTCAGAAGAAGGTGTCTTCCTTGGAGAGATGGTTGCAATCGAACCTGAGCCAGAATGAGCATCTGCAGGAGCTTCTCCAGGAG aagtccAGTTTGGATTCGAGCCTGGAAGAGACCAGAGCAGAACTTCTAGCTGTTAAAACAAACCACGCTGACACTGTCAACTCTCTGGAGACTCAG GTATCAAAGTCGAACTGCACCATCAAAGAGCTGCAGACTCTGCTGCGACACAAAGACGACTCCTCCAGGGCTTACAAAGAGAGAACAGACTCACAA ATTACAAACTTGGAGCAGCAGATTGTAAAGAGTGGTGAGAAGCTGcagagagcagagcagcagatgaCAGAAAAGCAGCAGTACATGGAGAGAATG CAAGGGGAGTGGACGGCAGAAAAGGCCTTTCTGGACCAGCAGGTGTgtttgctgcagcagcagaatgaGGAGAAGGTCAACAGGCTGGAAGACAGCATCACCTCcatgcagacagacaggcagacgCTCCTGGACAGGCTG GCTCATCTGGATAAAGAACTTTCTGCAGCAAACTCTATGTTGAGAGTTCAGACAGAAGAGCTGGAGCAGTGCAAG GCAGAGCTCAACAGCAGGCAGATGGTGAGCACAGAAATCGCCAAAGCTCTGGAAGAAAGCAGACGACAGAAGGAGGATCTGCAAACACAG GTGGGAGAGCTGAACATCTCTCTGCAGAGCTCACAGCAGGAGCTGGCCGACACCACTGAGAAGCTAACTCTGAGAGAGGCGGACATCAAAGCGCTTGAGAACG agctgcagagcCGGCAGGActcgctgctgcagctgcaggaggaggtgcAGCGTCTGCaagctcagctgcagcagacggAGGCGGACCGAGACTCCCAGCTGATGAGCCTCAgggaggagctgctgagtcAGACGCAGCAGCTGGACAGCTGCCAAGCACGG ATTTCTTATCTGGAAGTGGAGGTGGAAACCCTGACGGAGCAGCTGCACAGCCCTGCGGTGTGTGAGGACGAGCAGAACGGCAGCGTGACCGTGGACGACCTGGACCACATCCACAGGGTGAACCGGGATCTGGAGCAGCAGCTCAGCGACAAAAACAGG ACGATCAAGCAGCTGCAGCAAAGACTGGCAGAGCTGAAGAGGACGCTGCAGAAAGAACTG AAAATCAAGCCTGAGGCTGAAGCTGAAGGGAAGGAGAAACTGCCAGAGAGCCGGGCTGAAAAACAGCAGGAGAGGTTAAATCAAGAGCCTCCACCCTTACCCCCTCCACCATCGGCTCCCAGCCCCCCCACCTCTAACACTACGGTGACAAACACATCAGACCTCAATGACTCACAAGAAATCAACTTTGAGTACCTCAAGCATGTGGTCCTGAAGTTCATGTCGTCCCGAGAGGCTGAG GCGTACCAGCTGATCCGAGCCGTGTCTGTGCTGCTGCACTTCACCCGAGAAGAGGAGGACATGCTGAAGCAAACTCTGGAGTACAAG aTGTCCTGGTTTGGATCCAAGCCGAGCCCGAAAGGCATCATCCGCCCGTCGATCTCAGGCAGCTCCTTCCAGTGGAGCTGA
- the golga1 gene encoding golgin subfamily A member 1 isoform X1, translated as MFAKLKKKIAEEAATSPRTGVRIPRTISKESITSVGADSGDDFASDGSSSRDDLPAQILRRNDQIRKLEAKLSDYAEQLRILQKTKDKLEIALEKHQDSSIKKLQEQNESHQATRAKMAEGMTLALEKKDQEWMEKMETVEKEKAALSARLEEMMEQSLTLFQKRDDLDELEGFQQQELAKVKHMLLRKEELLSQREQELQQKEAEAQLVKQELTEARGKLQTLQLQHEESCRLNSELEIEREELQLLKEEADKKISELEGRCQDLQSVIQQVSEDFQRSQGMVLTLEKSLNNLQAENENLKLQQQKAAVTGEDKDRMVMELQKKVSSLERWLQSNLSQNEHLQELLQEKSSLDSSLEETRAELLAVKTNHADTVNSLETQVSKSNCTIKELQTLLRHKDDSSRAYKERTDSQITNLEQQIVKSGEKLQRAEQQMTEKQQYMERMQGEWTAEKAFLDQQVCLLQQQNEEKVNRLEDSITSMQTDRQTLLDRLAHLDKELSAANSMLRVQTEELEQCKAELNSRQMVSTEIAKALEESRRQKEDLQTQVGELNISLQSSQQELADTTEKLTLREADIKALENELQSRQDSLLQLQEEVQRLQAQLQQTEADRDSQLMSLREELLSQTQQLDSCQARISYLEVEVETLTEQLHSPAVCEDEQNGSVTVDDLDHIHRVNRDLEQQLSDKNRTIKQLQQRLAELKRTLQKELKIKPEAEAEGKEKLPESRAEKQQERLNQEPPPLPPPPSAPSPPTSNTTVTNTSDLNDSQEINFEYLKHVVLKFMSSREAEAYQLIRAVSVLLHFTREEEDMLKQTLEYKMSWFGSKPSPKGIIRPSISGSSFQWS; from the exons ATTATGCTGAGCAGCTGAGAATTTTGCAGAAGACCAAGGACAAGCTTGAAATTGCATTAGAAAAGCATCAGGATT CATCCATAAAAAAGCTTCAAGAACAGAATGAGTCTCATCAAGCCACCAGAGCCAAAATGGCCGAGGGAATGACATTAGCTTTAGAAAAGAAGGATCAG GAGTGGATGGAGAAGATGGAAACTGTTGAAAAA GAAAAGGCCGCCCTGTCAGCTCGGCTTGAGGAGATGATGGAACAAAGCTTAACGCTTTTCCAGAAAAGGGATGACCTGGACGAGCTGGAGGGCTTTCAGCAGCAAGAGCTGGCTAAAGTTAAACATATG TTACTAAGGAAGGAGGAGTTGCTCAGCCAGCGGGAGCAGGAGCTTCAGCAGAAGGAGGCTGAAGCTCAGTTGGTGAAACAAGAGCTAACTGAAGCTCGGGGGAAACTGCAGACTCTACAGCTACAGCACGAGGAGAGCTGTAGACTCAACTCAGAGCTGGAAATTGAACG AGAGGAGCTCCAGCTGCTAAAAGAGGAGGCGGACAAGAAGATCAGCGAGCTGGAAGGTCGATGTCAAGACCTGCAGTCAGTCATCCAGCAGGTTTCTGAGGATTTTCAGAGG tcACAGGGGATGGTGTTAACTTTAGAGAAGTCTCTCAACAATCTGCAGGCTGAGAATGAAAACCTGAAGCTCCAGCAACAAAAG GCTGCAGTAACAGGAGAGGACAAAGACCGCATGGTGATGGAACTTCAGAAGAAGGTGTCTTCCTTGGAGAGATGGTTGCAATCGAACCTGAGCCAGAATGAGCATCTGCAGGAGCTTCTCCAGGAG aagtccAGTTTGGATTCGAGCCTGGAAGAGACCAGAGCAGAACTTCTAGCTGTTAAAACAAACCACGCTGACACTGTCAACTCTCTGGAGACTCAG GTATCAAAGTCGAACTGCACCATCAAAGAGCTGCAGACTCTGCTGCGACACAAAGACGACTCCTCCAGGGCTTACAAAGAGAGAACAGACTCACAA ATTACAAACTTGGAGCAGCAGATTGTAAAGAGTGGTGAGAAGCTGcagagagcagagcagcagatgaCAGAAAAGCAGCAGTACATGGAGAGAATG CAAGGGGAGTGGACGGCAGAAAAGGCCTTTCTGGACCAGCAGGTGTgtttgctgcagcagcagaatgaGGAGAAGGTCAACAGGCTGGAAGACAGCATCACCTCcatgcagacagacaggcagacgCTCCTGGACAGGCTG GCTCATCTGGATAAAGAACTTTCTGCAGCAAACTCTATGTTGAGAGTTCAGACAGAAGAGCTGGAGCAGTGCAAG GCAGAGCTCAACAGCAGGCAGATGGTGAGCACAGAAATCGCCAAAGCTCTGGAAGAAAGCAGACGACAGAAGGAGGATCTGCAAACACAG GTGGGAGAGCTGAACATCTCTCTGCAGAGCTCACAGCAGGAGCTGGCCGACACCACTGAGAAGCTAACTCTGAGAGAGGCGGACATCAAAGCGCTTGAGAACG agctgcagagcCGGCAGGActcgctgctgcagctgcaggaggaggtgcAGCGTCTGCaagctcagctgcagcagacggAGGCGGACCGAGACTCCCAGCTGATGAGCCTCAgggaggagctgctgagtcAGACGCAGCAGCTGGACAGCTGCCAAGCACGG ATTTCTTATCTGGAAGTGGAGGTGGAAACCCTGACGGAGCAGCTGCACAGCCCTGCGGTGTGTGAGGACGAGCAGAACGGCAGCGTGACCGTGGACGACCTGGACCACATCCACAGGGTGAACCGGGATCTGGAGCAGCAGCTCAGCGACAAAAACAGG ACGATCAAGCAGCTGCAGCAAAGACTGGCAGAGCTGAAGAGGACGCTGCAGAAAGAACTG AAAATCAAGCCTGAGGCTGAAGCTGAAGGGAAGGAGAAACTGCCAGAGAGCCGGGCTGAAAAACAGCAGGAGAGGTTAAATCAAGAGCCTCCACCCTTACCCCCTCCACCATCGGCTCCCAGCCCCCCCACCTCTAACACTACGGTGACAAACACATCAGACCTCAATGACTCACAAGAAATCAACTTTGAGTACCTCAAGCATGTGGTCCTGAAGTTCATGTCGTCCCGAGAGGCTGAG GCGTACCAGCTGATCCGAGCCGTGTCTGTGCTGCTGCACTTCACCCGAGAAGAGGAGGACATGCTGAAGCAAACTCTGGAGTACAAG aTGTCCTGGTTTGGATCCAAGCCGAGCCCGAAAGGCATCATCCGCCCGTCGATCTCAGGCAGCTCCTTCCAGTGGAGCTGA
- the golga1 gene encoding golgin subfamily A member 1 isoform X3 has protein sequence MFAKLKKKIAEEAATSPRTGVRIPRTISKESITSVGADSGDDFASDGSSSRDDLPAQILRRNDQIRKLEAKLSASIKKLQEQNESHQATRAKMAEGMTLALEKKDQEWMEKMETVEKEKAALSARLEEMMEQSLTLFQKRDDLDELEGFQQQELAKVKHMLLRKEELLSQREQELQQKEAEAQLVKQELTEARGKLQTLQLQHEESCRLNSELEIEREELQLLKEEADKKISELEGRCQDLQSVIQQVSEDFQRSQGMVLTLEKSLNNLQAENENLKLQQQKAAVTGEDKDRMVMELQKKVSSLERWLQSNLSQNEHLQELLQEKSSLDSSLEETRAELLAVKTNHADTVNSLETQVSKSNCTIKELQTLLRHKDDSSRAYKERTDSQITNLEQQIVKSGEKLQRAEQQMTEKQQYMERMQGEWTAEKAFLDQQVCLLQQQNEEKVNRLEDSITSMQTDRQTLLDRLAHLDKELSAANSMLRVQTEELEQCKAELNSRQMVSTEIAKALEESRRQKEDLQTQVGELNISLQSSQQELADTTEKLTLREADIKALENELQSRQDSLLQLQEEVQRLQAQLQQTEADRDSQLMSLREELLSQTQQLDSCQARISYLEVEVETLTEQLHSPAVCEDEQNGSVTVDDLDHIHRVNRDLEQQLSDKNRTIKQLQQRLAELKRTLQKELKIKPEAEAEGKEKLPESRAEKQQERLNQEPPPLPPPPSAPSPPTSNTTVTNTSDLNDSQEINFEYLKHVVLKFMSSREAEAYQLIRAVSVLLHFTREEEDMLKQTLEYKMSWFGSKPSPKGIIRPSISGSSFQWS, from the exons CATCCATAAAAAAGCTTCAAGAACAGAATGAGTCTCATCAAGCCACCAGAGCCAAAATGGCCGAGGGAATGACATTAGCTTTAGAAAAGAAGGATCAG GAGTGGATGGAGAAGATGGAAACTGTTGAAAAA GAAAAGGCCGCCCTGTCAGCTCGGCTTGAGGAGATGATGGAACAAAGCTTAACGCTTTTCCAGAAAAGGGATGACCTGGACGAGCTGGAGGGCTTTCAGCAGCAAGAGCTGGCTAAAGTTAAACATATG TTACTAAGGAAGGAGGAGTTGCTCAGCCAGCGGGAGCAGGAGCTTCAGCAGAAGGAGGCTGAAGCTCAGTTGGTGAAACAAGAGCTAACTGAAGCTCGGGGGAAACTGCAGACTCTACAGCTACAGCACGAGGAGAGCTGTAGACTCAACTCAGAGCTGGAAATTGAACG AGAGGAGCTCCAGCTGCTAAAAGAGGAGGCGGACAAGAAGATCAGCGAGCTGGAAGGTCGATGTCAAGACCTGCAGTCAGTCATCCAGCAGGTTTCTGAGGATTTTCAGAGG tcACAGGGGATGGTGTTAACTTTAGAGAAGTCTCTCAACAATCTGCAGGCTGAGAATGAAAACCTGAAGCTCCAGCAACAAAAG GCTGCAGTAACAGGAGAGGACAAAGACCGCATGGTGATGGAACTTCAGAAGAAGGTGTCTTCCTTGGAGAGATGGTTGCAATCGAACCTGAGCCAGAATGAGCATCTGCAGGAGCTTCTCCAGGAG aagtccAGTTTGGATTCGAGCCTGGAAGAGACCAGAGCAGAACTTCTAGCTGTTAAAACAAACCACGCTGACACTGTCAACTCTCTGGAGACTCAG GTATCAAAGTCGAACTGCACCATCAAAGAGCTGCAGACTCTGCTGCGACACAAAGACGACTCCTCCAGGGCTTACAAAGAGAGAACAGACTCACAA ATTACAAACTTGGAGCAGCAGATTGTAAAGAGTGGTGAGAAGCTGcagagagcagagcagcagatgaCAGAAAAGCAGCAGTACATGGAGAGAATG CAAGGGGAGTGGACGGCAGAAAAGGCCTTTCTGGACCAGCAGGTGTgtttgctgcagcagcagaatgaGGAGAAGGTCAACAGGCTGGAAGACAGCATCACCTCcatgcagacagacaggcagacgCTCCTGGACAGGCTG GCTCATCTGGATAAAGAACTTTCTGCAGCAAACTCTATGTTGAGAGTTCAGACAGAAGAGCTGGAGCAGTGCAAG GCAGAGCTCAACAGCAGGCAGATGGTGAGCACAGAAATCGCCAAAGCTCTGGAAGAAAGCAGACGACAGAAGGAGGATCTGCAAACACAG GTGGGAGAGCTGAACATCTCTCTGCAGAGCTCACAGCAGGAGCTGGCCGACACCACTGAGAAGCTAACTCTGAGAGAGGCGGACATCAAAGCGCTTGAGAACG agctgcagagcCGGCAGGActcgctgctgcagctgcaggaggaggtgcAGCGTCTGCaagctcagctgcagcagacggAGGCGGACCGAGACTCCCAGCTGATGAGCCTCAgggaggagctgctgagtcAGACGCAGCAGCTGGACAGCTGCCAAGCACGG ATTTCTTATCTGGAAGTGGAGGTGGAAACCCTGACGGAGCAGCTGCACAGCCCTGCGGTGTGTGAGGACGAGCAGAACGGCAGCGTGACCGTGGACGACCTGGACCACATCCACAGGGTGAACCGGGATCTGGAGCAGCAGCTCAGCGACAAAAACAGG ACGATCAAGCAGCTGCAGCAAAGACTGGCAGAGCTGAAGAGGACGCTGCAGAAAGAACTG AAAATCAAGCCTGAGGCTGAAGCTGAAGGGAAGGAGAAACTGCCAGAGAGCCGGGCTGAAAAACAGCAGGAGAGGTTAAATCAAGAGCCTCCACCCTTACCCCCTCCACCATCGGCTCCCAGCCCCCCCACCTCTAACACTACGGTGACAAACACATCAGACCTCAATGACTCACAAGAAATCAACTTTGAGTACCTCAAGCATGTGGTCCTGAAGTTCATGTCGTCCCGAGAGGCTGAG GCGTACCAGCTGATCCGAGCCGTGTCTGTGCTGCTGCACTTCACCCGAGAAGAGGAGGACATGCTGAAGCAAACTCTGGAGTACAAG aTGTCCTGGTTTGGATCCAAGCCGAGCCCGAAAGGCATCATCCGCCCGTCGATCTCAGGCAGCTCCTTCCAGTGGAGCTGA
- the rpl35 gene encoding 60S ribosomal protein L35 yields MAKIKARDLRGKKKEELLKQLDDLKNELSQLRVAKVTGGAASKLSKIRVVRKSIARVLTVINQTQKENLRKFYKGKKYKPLDLRPKKTRALRRRLNKHEESLRTKKQQRKDLLYSMRKFAVKA; encoded by the exons ATG GCCAAAATCAAGGCAAGAGATCTGCGGGGTAAGAAGAAGGAAGAGCTGCTCAAACAGCTGGACGACCTGAAGAATGAACTCTCCCAACTACGTGTGGCCAAAGTGACCGGAGGAGCCGCTTCCAAGCTCTCTAAAAT ccgtGTTGTGCGCAAATCCATTGCCAGAGTTCTGACTGTAATCAACCAGACGCAGAAGGAGAACCTGAGGAAATTCTATAAG GGCAAGAAGTACAAACCTCTGGATCTGAGACCCAAGAAGACCAGAGCGCTGCGCCGTCGGCTCAACAAGCATGAGGAGAGTCTGCGCACcaagaagcagcagaggaaagATCTTCTCTACTCCATGCGCAAATTTGCAGTCAAAGCCTAA
- the golga1 gene encoding golgin subfamily A member 1 isoform X4, whose translation MFAKLKKKIAEEAATSPRTGVRIPRTISKESITSVGADSGDDFASDGSSSRDDLPAQILRRNDQIRKLEAKLSDYAEQLRILQKTKDKLEIALEKHQDSSIKKLQEQNESHQATRAKMAEGMTLALEKKDQEWMEKMETVEKLLRKEELLSQREQELQQKEAEAQLVKQELTEARGKLQTLQLQHEESCRLNSELEIEREELQLLKEEADKKISELEGRCQDLQSVIQQVSEDFQRSQGMVLTLEKSLNNLQAENENLKLQQQKAAVTGEDKDRMVMELQKKVSSLERWLQSNLSQNEHLQELLQEKSSLDSSLEETRAELLAVKTNHADTVNSLETQVSKSNCTIKELQTLLRHKDDSSRAYKERTDSQITNLEQQIVKSGEKLQRAEQQMTEKQQYMERMQGEWTAEKAFLDQQVCLLQQQNEEKVNRLEDSITSMQTDRQTLLDRLAHLDKELSAANSMLRVQTEELEQCKAELNSRQMVSTEIAKALEESRRQKEDLQTQVGELNISLQSSQQELADTTEKLTLREADIKALENELQSRQDSLLQLQEEVQRLQAQLQQTEADRDSQLMSLREELLSQTQQLDSCQARISYLEVEVETLTEQLHSPAVCEDEQNGSVTVDDLDHIHRVNRDLEQQLSDKNRTIKQLQQRLAELKRTLQKELKIKPEAEAEGKEKLPESRAEKQQERLNQEPPPLPPPPSAPSPPTSNTTVTNTSDLNDSQEINFEYLKHVVLKFMSSREAEAYQLIRAVSVLLHFTREEEDMLKQTLEYKMSWFGSKPSPKGIIRPSISGSSFQWS comes from the exons ATTATGCTGAGCAGCTGAGAATTTTGCAGAAGACCAAGGACAAGCTTGAAATTGCATTAGAAAAGCATCAGGATT CATCCATAAAAAAGCTTCAAGAACAGAATGAGTCTCATCAAGCCACCAGAGCCAAAATGGCCGAGGGAATGACATTAGCTTTAGAAAAGAAGGATCAG GAGTGGATGGAGAAGATGGAAACTGTTGAAAAA TTACTAAGGAAGGAGGAGTTGCTCAGCCAGCGGGAGCAGGAGCTTCAGCAGAAGGAGGCTGAAGCTCAGTTGGTGAAACAAGAGCTAACTGAAGCTCGGGGGAAACTGCAGACTCTACAGCTACAGCACGAGGAGAGCTGTAGACTCAACTCAGAGCTGGAAATTGAACG AGAGGAGCTCCAGCTGCTAAAAGAGGAGGCGGACAAGAAGATCAGCGAGCTGGAAGGTCGATGTCAAGACCTGCAGTCAGTCATCCAGCAGGTTTCTGAGGATTTTCAGAGG tcACAGGGGATGGTGTTAACTTTAGAGAAGTCTCTCAACAATCTGCAGGCTGAGAATGAAAACCTGAAGCTCCAGCAACAAAAG GCTGCAGTAACAGGAGAGGACAAAGACCGCATGGTGATGGAACTTCAGAAGAAGGTGTCTTCCTTGGAGAGATGGTTGCAATCGAACCTGAGCCAGAATGAGCATCTGCAGGAGCTTCTCCAGGAG aagtccAGTTTGGATTCGAGCCTGGAAGAGACCAGAGCAGAACTTCTAGCTGTTAAAACAAACCACGCTGACACTGTCAACTCTCTGGAGACTCAG GTATCAAAGTCGAACTGCACCATCAAAGAGCTGCAGACTCTGCTGCGACACAAAGACGACTCCTCCAGGGCTTACAAAGAGAGAACAGACTCACAA ATTACAAACTTGGAGCAGCAGATTGTAAAGAGTGGTGAGAAGCTGcagagagcagagcagcagatgaCAGAAAAGCAGCAGTACATGGAGAGAATG CAAGGGGAGTGGACGGCAGAAAAGGCCTTTCTGGACCAGCAGGTGTgtttgctgcagcagcagaatgaGGAGAAGGTCAACAGGCTGGAAGACAGCATCACCTCcatgcagacagacaggcagacgCTCCTGGACAGGCTG GCTCATCTGGATAAAGAACTTTCTGCAGCAAACTCTATGTTGAGAGTTCAGACAGAAGAGCTGGAGCAGTGCAAG GCAGAGCTCAACAGCAGGCAGATGGTGAGCACAGAAATCGCCAAAGCTCTGGAAGAAAGCAGACGACAGAAGGAGGATCTGCAAACACAG GTGGGAGAGCTGAACATCTCTCTGCAGAGCTCACAGCAGGAGCTGGCCGACACCACTGAGAAGCTAACTCTGAGAGAGGCGGACATCAAAGCGCTTGAGAACG agctgcagagcCGGCAGGActcgctgctgcagctgcaggaggaggtgcAGCGTCTGCaagctcagctgcagcagacggAGGCGGACCGAGACTCCCAGCTGATGAGCCTCAgggaggagctgctgagtcAGACGCAGCAGCTGGACAGCTGCCAAGCACGG ATTTCTTATCTGGAAGTGGAGGTGGAAACCCTGACGGAGCAGCTGCACAGCCCTGCGGTGTGTGAGGACGAGCAGAACGGCAGCGTGACCGTGGACGACCTGGACCACATCCACAGGGTGAACCGGGATCTGGAGCAGCAGCTCAGCGACAAAAACAGG ACGATCAAGCAGCTGCAGCAAAGACTGGCAGAGCTGAAGAGGACGCTGCAGAAAGAACTG AAAATCAAGCCTGAGGCTGAAGCTGAAGGGAAGGAGAAACTGCCAGAGAGCCGGGCTGAAAAACAGCAGGAGAGGTTAAATCAAGAGCCTCCACCCTTACCCCCTCCACCATCGGCTCCCAGCCCCCCCACCTCTAACACTACGGTGACAAACACATCAGACCTCAATGACTCACAAGAAATCAACTTTGAGTACCTCAAGCATGTGGTCCTGAAGTTCATGTCGTCCCGAGAGGCTGAG GCGTACCAGCTGATCCGAGCCGTGTCTGTGCTGCTGCACTTCACCCGAGAAGAGGAGGACATGCTGAAGCAAACTCTGGAGTACAAG aTGTCCTGGTTTGGATCCAAGCCGAGCCCGAAAGGCATCATCCGCCCGTCGATCTCAGGCAGCTCCTTCCAGTGGAGCTGA